Part of the Rhodospirillaceae bacterium genome, CGAATCCAACGCCATTGCTGCGGTCAGCAATTTAAACGTCGAGCCCATTTCATAAACGCCTTTGGTCACCCGATTGAATCCGGCTTCGCCTTGCAAGGTTCCGGCGTCGTTTGGATTGTAATCCGGCAGCGAAACCATGGCGGTTACTTCGCCGGTTTCGGCATCAAGGATTACACCTGCCGCCCCCAATGCATTAAACCGAGCCACAACGGATGTCAGTTCCTGATGCAAAATCGCCTGAATTCGAAGATCAATGGACAGTTGCACCCGGCGGCCATCGTTGCGGAGCGCATCATCAAAATAACGCTCGACACCAGCGATCCCCTTGCCGTCCACATCTGTCATGCCAAGTAGGTGCGATGCGACCCGGCCATGTGGAAAGACCCGACGCTCACCATCCGCAAATGCAACACCAGGAATTCCCAAGGCGTTAATGTCGTAAACTTGCTGCGGCGTCAAATTCCGGCGCAGCCAAACGAACTGACCCTTGCCTCTCAGCTTGACGAGAAGTTCTTCTCTGCTCAAATCGGGTAGAATCTCGGTTAACTTATCTGCGGCTTCATCAGCATCCAGAATTCCCTGCGGGTTGGCGTACAACGACGCAATCGGCAAACTCGCCGCCAAGATCACCCCCCGTCTATCAACAATTTCACCGCGTCCTGCGACATTTGGTTTTGCCGTGGCGCGGGCGAATTTCTTATCTGCATCAGGTGACGACGTTGCCAGCGTGATCAGCCGTCCGCCAACCACCGTGAAAGCTAAAAGAACCACCATGCCCGTCACCAACAAACGGTTTCGTCCAGTTTCCATGGCAGACTTTTTGCTACCTTCGAAGTGGACGCGCGGCGGGTCCTCGTGGGTCAAGACCGTGTTCTCTTCAGACATAGGCAGGAGGTCTTGGTCACTCACCGGGTTGCTTCCCCCTTTTTGTTGCTGACGTTTTGCAATGTCTGCATTTGCTCAGGGCGCACCTGATCAAGACCCAGGTGCCGTTCCGCCAAACCCCGCAACCGATCGGGATTGTTCAGATGACTCCATTCAGCTTTAAGAACACGAACCGCTTGCTGCTCTGCCTTGATGGAGCGGTTGAGATCAACCAACTCCCCTTCAAGGTCCTGAACCTGATATTTGACGGAAAATAACGCCAAGCTCAGAGCCCCAGCCAATAGAACAAATAGCATTGTGGTTTGACGCATTAGGCTGCCCTCCTGTTTGCATCATCGTTAGCCGGCCCACGGGGGGGTGTTGGCCAGACCGGTGCATCGGTCCTCTCGCCTGCCCGCAATCGCGCCGACCGGGCGCGGGGATTGGTTGAAACTTCATCGGATGAAGCCTTAACCGCCCCCCTGTGCACGGGCCGAATGCTGGCTGCCTGCTGATCCTCAGCGGACACAGGCAAATGACGTGAAGGTCTTGCCGCAGCGCCACTGCGCACGCGCATGAAGTCCTTTACGATTCTGTCTTCAAGAGAACGGAATGAAACCACGGCCATGCGGCCGCCGGGCACAAGCAATGCCTCGGCAGCGCGCAGGCCGCGTTCCAGGTCCCCTAACTCATCGTTCACATAAATTCGCAACGCTTGGAATGTCCGGGTCGCCGGATCAATGCCGTCCTTGGATTTTTTGACGACGCCACGGATAAGTCTTGCTAATTCGGCGGTACCGGTAATCGGCTTATCCGCCCGCACATCTATGATCGTTTTCGCAATCCGCCGGGATGCGCGCTCTTCGCCATACTTATATATAACGTCGGCAAGTTCTTTTTCGGGAAGCTCGTTCACCACATCGGCTGCGGTCATGCCGTCTTTCGACATGCGCATGTCCAAGGGGCCATCGGCGCGGAAGGAGAAGCCCCGGTCGGGATCATCCAACTGCATGGACGAGACACCAAGATCGAAAGCGATGCCATCAACCTGTCCGACGCCAGCATTCTCAAGCAACTCGGCCATATCGCCGTAGCAGCCCTGCAACACGGTAAGCCTGCCTGGGAAACGTGCGATCAGGTCCGCAGCGCGATTTTGCGCTTCCGGGTCACGGTCAATTCCCCAGACCGTACATTCGGCTGCTTCGAGGATTGCGCGAGAATATCCACCCGCGCCAAAAGTCGCGTCAACGTAGATCGCGCCGTCCTGGGGTGTCAGGACGTCGAGTACTTCGCGCAAAAGCACAGGTGTATGGGAAAACGTGGGACGGGGGGGGACCGGCTCACGCATGATCTACCCTCCTCTACCACCGCCACCTGGGTCAGGCGGCGTCTCAATTGTTAAGCCTTCTTCA contains:
- a CDS encoding penicillin-binding protein 2, encoding MSEENTVLTHEDPPRVHFEGSKKSAMETGRNRLLVTGMVVLLAFTVVGGRLITLATSSPDADKKFARATAKPNVAGRGEIVDRRGVILAASLPIASLYANPQGILDADEAADKLTEILPDLSREELLVKLRGKGQFVWLRRNLTPQQVYDINALGIPGVAFADGERRVFPHGRVASHLLGMTDVDGKGIAGVERYFDDALRNDGRRVQLSIDLRIQAILHQELTSVVARFNALGAAGVILDAETGEVTAMVSLPDYNPNDAGTLQGEAGFNRVTKGVYEMGSTFKLLTAAMALDSGKVSLQDRYDARKPIRIARFRITDYHGKNRWLSVPEILIYSSNIGAAKMAMDLGGKAQKAYLAKLGMLRQSAVELPEVGTPLSPARWRDINTMTISYGHGIAVTPLQMAAAIATVVNGGYYRPPTILKRDKPKPGGEIIHQIFSEKTSSQMRNLMRLVVSRGTGRKANVPGYKIGGKTGTAEKQGNGGYREKALISSFVAAFPIDAPRYVLLVLVDEPKGNKSTYYYATGGWVAAPTIGKLVQRIAPMIGIRPVLEGDKPKTSKPKISKRRRAPVKAAFVPFSTKSVERTGAR
- the rsmH gene encoding 16S rRNA (cytosine(1402)-N(4))-methyltransferase RsmH, with amino-acid sequence MREPVPPRPTFSHTPVLLREVLDVLTPQDGAIYVDATFGAGGYSRAILEAAECTVWGIDRDPEAQNRAADLIARFPGRLTVLQGCYGDMAELLENAGVGQVDGIAFDLGVSSMQLDDPDRGFSFRADGPLDMRMSKDGMTAADVVNELPEKELADVIYKYGEERASRRIAKTIIDVRADKPITGTAELARLIRGVVKKSKDGIDPATRTFQALRIYVNDELGDLERGLRAAEALLVPGGRMAVVSFRSLEDRIVKDFMRVRSGAAARPSRHLPVSAEDQQAASIRPVHRGAVKASSDEVSTNPRARSARLRAGERTDAPVWPTPPRGPANDDANRRAA